In the Verrucomicrobiia bacterium genome, one interval contains:
- a CDS encoding 50S ribosomal protein L11: protein MAKKVIGNLKFRVTAGKATAAPPVGSILGQWGLNMMDFINPFNEATKDMMGKMVIVHLQVFEDRTFTWKTLGQPVDDLIREKAGIQKGSGKPHAEKVGTISMKDIAEIAELKKDHLNAYTPEARQKVVAGTARSMGVTVTE, encoded by the coding sequence ATGGCAAAAAAAGTTATTGGAAATTTAAAATTCCGCGTTACCGCCGGTAAAGCGACTGCAGCGCCGCCAGTTGGCTCTATTTTAGGCCAATGGGGCTTAAACATGATGGATTTTATCAATCCATTCAACGAAGCTACCAAAGACATGATGGGTAAAATGGTTATCGTGCACCTGCAGGTGTTTGAAGATCGCACTTTTACCTGGAAAACCCTCGGCCAACCCGTTGATGACCTCATCCGCGAAAAAGCTGGCATCCAAAAGGGCTCTGGCAAACCGCATGCTGAAAAAGTCGGCACTATCTCTATGAAAGACATTGCTGAAATTGCCGAACTCAAAAAAGACCACCTTAACGCTTACACTCCAGAAGCCCGACAAAAAGTTGTGGCTGGCACCGCTCGCTCGATGGGCGTGACTGTTACTGAATAA
- the rplA gene encoding 50S ribosomal protein L1 produces the protein MAKKAELLEEAKKLGLDVNESNTIAEIEAAIAEAPQKEATETEETSEEKAARTTKAGKHSAKAQREAEEAEAKEARKTSGDTSAQDGEGVTVKKGPKPITRPKIERRGKKYQAVAKAVEKDRVYSLDEAIELATKTATTKFDSSVELHVNLGVDPRQADQNIRATVSLPHGTGKKIRVAVFAPSEQLAAAKKAGADIAGEDELLAQLDKEQLNFDVLIATPQMMPKLGKYARLLGPRGLMPNPKSGTVAVDVAKAVTDAKAGKVEYRVDKQAVVHLAFGKVSFGKDKLQENAKAFFASLQSVKPTTLKGGYIKAISIATTMGPGVKVDSNSL, from the coding sequence ATGGCAAAGAAAGCCGAATTACTTGAAGAAGCCAAAAAACTTGGTCTCGATGTAAACGAATCGAATACGATTGCTGAAATTGAAGCAGCAATTGCTGAAGCACCTCAAAAAGAAGCAACCGAAACAGAAGAAACGAGCGAAGAAAAAGCCGCTCGAACCACCAAAGCCGGTAAGCATAGCGCCAAAGCGCAGCGCGAAGCTGAAGAAGCTGAGGCCAAAGAAGCACGAAAAACTTCGGGCGATACCAGCGCTCAAGATGGCGAAGGCGTAACGGTTAAAAAAGGGCCAAAGCCAATCACCCGGCCAAAAATTGAACGCCGCGGCAAAAAGTACCAAGCAGTAGCTAAAGCAGTTGAAAAAGATAGAGTTTACAGCCTGGACGAGGCTATCGAGCTGGCCACAAAAACTGCCACCACCAAATTTGATAGCAGTGTTGAGCTGCACGTGAACCTAGGTGTTGATCCTCGCCAAGCCGACCAAAACATCCGCGCTACCGTTAGCTTGCCGCACGGTACTGGTAAGAAAATTCGTGTCGCCGTTTTCGCACCAAGTGAGCAGCTGGCTGCCGCTAAAAAAGCCGGTGCCGACATCGCTGGTGAAGATGAATTACTCGCGCAACTTGATAAAGAACAGCTTAATTTCGATGTCCTAATCGCTACCCCGCAAATGATGCCAAAGCTTGGTAAATACGCTCGCTTGCTCGGTCCTCGTGGCTTAATGCCTAACCCTAAAAGCGGCACGGTTGCGGTTGATGTTGCGAAGGCAGTCACCGACGCTAAAGCCGGTAAAGTAGAGTACCGCGTCGACAAACAAGCCGTAGTACACCTGGCATTTGGTAAGGTCAGCTTTGGTAAAGACAAACTTCAAGAAAACGCCAAAGCTTTCTTCGCGAGTCTTCAAAGCGTCAAGCCTACCACGCTTAAGGGTGGTTACATCAAAGCCATCAGCATCGCTACTACCATGGGTCCCGGCGTTAAAGTTGATAGCAACAGCTTGTAA